The Cellulomonas shaoxiangyii sequence GGCTTCGCCGTCCTGCGCGAGGCCTCCATGCGCAGCAACGTCAGCCTGCGCACCATCGCCGAGGGGATCGTCGAGCACGTCGTGCACCGCGCCGTGCGGGTCGAGTCGCTCGCCGCCGCGCTCGAGCCGTACCTGCTGGGCGTCGGCCCCGGGGACGTGCGCGACCCCGCCTGAGACGGTCCGCGCCGTGGGCGCGGGGACGCCGAAGGGCCGGGCGGTCGACCGCCCGGCCCTTCCTCGTCCCGCCGGCTCCCCCGGCGTCAGCGGTGCCGCGGCTCGAACGTCGAGGCGGGCGGCTCCGCCCCGCCCACGTGGCGCACCATGTCCTGCGCGAGGTCCCGCAGCTTGACGTTGCGCGCCTGCGACGCGCGCCGCAGGATCTGTACCGCCTCGTCCGCCGGGCACCTGTTCTGCGCCATGACGATCCCGATGGCCTGGTCGATGACGGCGCGCGACTCGAGCGCCGCCTGCAGGTCCGACGTGGTCGTGGTGAGGTCCACCAGACGCAGCGAGTACTCCAGCACGCGGCCCAGGTCGGCGGCGAGCTTCTCGGCCAGCGCCACCGACGTGTCGTCCCAGCAGCCCGCGCGCTCGGAGTAGACGTTGAGCGCGACCTGCACGTCCGACGTCGCGCGCACCGGGAAGGCCGCGGAGCACGCGAAGCCCTCGGCGAGGGTCGCGTCGCGCCACGCCGGCCAGCGGTCCTCGCGGGCGACGTCCTGCACCAGGATCGTCACGCCCTCGTCCACGGCGGACAGGCACGGCCCGGCACCCGTGGCGTACTCCACCTCGTCGCAGCGGCGCGACCGCTCCCCCGTCCACGCCACCGCCGTGGCAGGGGCGCCGCGGCCACCGCGGCGCAGGGTCACGCTGGTCTCACCCGCGTCACCGGCGAGCAGGGCCGCGGAGGCGTGCGCCACGGCCGACACCACGCTCTGCACGTCGGTGGCCTGCACGAGCGCACCGTGCAGGCGCTCCATCGTCTCGGCGACCGGCTCGGCGGTCAGGTCGACCGCGCCGGGCGCTGCCCCGCGCGCCGTCATCCTGCCGCCGTGACGTTGTCGTAGGCGCGCTGGGCCGCGTGCTGGGCGTCGGCGAGAGCCTCCTCCGCGGTGGCGTCACCGAGCAGCACCGCCGTGACCGCGTTGTTCAGCGCGTTGCCGATCTCCTGCCCGGCGGGCGAGGCGCCGAACGTCTTCCCGTAGTCGAGGACCTCGTAGTACGTGGCGATGACCTGGTCGAACCCCGGGTCGCCGGACTCGACGACCCACCGGTCGCGGACGAGCTGGTCGGCGTCCGGGGAGCCGGTGAAGAGACCGGTGTTGATGCCGCCGTCCTCCTCGCGCGTCGCGGCGCGGGCCTCGCCCGCGGCCTCCCACGCGCCGATCTCGGTGAGCTCCAGCATCCAGGCGCACGCGGCGTCCGGGTTCTTCGCGCCGGCCGGCACGACGAACGCCGTGCCGCCCGCCACGGAGAACGGCTGCCCCTCCGCGTCGAGGAACGGCACCGCCCGCACCTGGACGTCGCCGACGTACGGCGACAGGACGTTGGGGTACCACTGCGCGTTCACCTGGGCGGCGACCTGGTCCGTCGCGTACTGGTTCGCGTCGCCGAACGTGTCGAACGCGTCGGTGAACGACTTGACCTGCGCGTACCCGCCCTGCGCGTCGGTGATCTGCTTGAGCAGCTCGACGCCCGCGACGTTCGACGGGTCGTCCAGCGTCGGCACCCCGTCCTCGTCGGTGAGCTGCCCGCCCATGCCCAGCACCCACAGCCCGGCCTGGCCGGCCGCGACCGGGTCGAGCCCGAGCCGGGTCGGCGAGCCGCCCTCCTCGGTGTACGTCGCGGCGATCGCCTGCAGCAGCACGTCCGGCTGCGACGTG is a genomic window containing:
- a CDS encoding GAF and ANTAR domain-containing protein → MTARGAAPGAVDLTAEPVAETMERLHGALVQATDVQSVVSAVAHASAALLAGDAGETSVTLRRGGRGAPATAVAWTGERSRRCDEVEYATGAGPCLSAVDEGVTILVQDVAREDRWPAWRDATLAEGFACSAAFPVRATSDVQVALNVYSERAGCWDDTSVALAEKLAADLGRVLEYSLRLVDLTTTTSDLQAALESRAVIDQAIGIVMAQNRCPADEAVQILRRASQARNVKLRDLAQDMVRHVGGAEPPASTFEPRHR
- a CDS encoding extracellular solute-binding protein, which produces MSTTRRTTRRSPLLGGLALVTATATLAACGPGGGGAAGGDGPTDFTTAPTGELAAWAFDNADDVGEARMAYAEEQLGDVEITMDQTSFDAQKFTTRVAGGQVPDVVQMDRRFVPTYAAQGLIQPLDACYDAHGVVADERFYDFVVDDVQWDDQLWAVPQFYQPPAILLNTRVLEAAGITDEQIDTSQPDVLLQAIAATYTEEGGSPTRLGLDPVAAGQAGLWVLGMGGQLTDEDGVPTLDDPSNVAGVELLKQITDAQGGYAQVKSFTDAFDTFGDANQYATDQVAAQVNAQWYPNVLSPYVGDVQVRAVPFLDAEGQPFSVAGGTAFVVPAGAKNPDAACAWMLELTEIGAWEAAGEARAATREEDGGINTGLFTGSPDADQLVRDRWVVESGDPGFDQVIATYYEVLDYGKTFGASPAGQEIGNALNNAVTAVLLGDATAEEALADAQHAAQRAYDNVTAAG